GTAGGCCGGGCGTCCCTGCGGCGGCGCGCCACCCAGCAGGAGCGCCTGGAAGTGTGCGGGCGGCCAGCCCTCGGGTGTCTCGATGCCGTGCTCGTCGGCGCGGGTGAAGCCGAAGCGGGAGTAGTAGGCAGGATCACCGAGCACCAGCACGAGACGTGCCCCGTCGGCAGTGGCCGCGTCGAGCGCCGCGCGCACGACGGCAGACCCGACACCGTTGCCCTGGACCTCGGGCACCACGCCGACGGGCGCGAGTGCCAGCGCGTCGGCACCGCCCACGGTGACGCGTGACAGGAGCGCGTGGCCGACCACCGTGCCATCACCGACAGCGACGTAGGAGTAGGCCGCATGCCCACCGGCGACGAGGGCGTCGACCAGGTCGCCCTCGGCGTCGCGGCCGAAGGCGGCCGCATGGACGGCGTGGACGGCGACGGCGTCGTCCGGCGACGCGGCCCGCACGGTCAGCGTCACGAGCACGACCCCTCGGAACGCGTCACGAGCGCTTCTCGTCCGGCGGCGCCTCGTCCGGGATCACGTCGATCCCGGCCTCGGCGCGCTGCTGGGCGGTGATCGGGGTCGGCGCCCCGGTCAGCGGGTCGCCGCCGCTGGACGCCTTGGGGAAGGCCATGACCTCCCGGATCGCGTCGGTGCCGGCCAGGGTCGCGGCCAGCCGGTCGAGCCCGAAGGCGATCCCGCCGTGCGGCGGCGGGCCGTAGCGGAAGGCCTCCAGCAAGAAGCCGAACTTGCTCTCCGCCTCATCGCGGGTCAGCCCGATGACGTCGAACACCCGCTGCTGCATCTCGCGGCGGTGGATACGGATCGAGCCGCCACCGAGCTCGAT
The genomic region above belongs to Mycobacteriales bacterium and contains:
- a CDS encoding N-acetyltransferase, whose product is MTLTVRAASPDDAVAVHAVHAAAFGRDAEGDLVDALVAGGHAAYSYVAVGDGTVVGHALLSRVTVGGADALALAPVGVVPEVQGNGVGSAVVRAALDAATADGARLVLVLGDPAYYSRFGFTRADEHGIETPEGWPPAHFQALLLGGAPPQGRPAY